In the Candidatus Eremiobacterota bacterium genome, GGGCCTGGCACTGGTAATTATCCCGGGCAAGGGTGCGGTGGTGGATGTCCCGTTTTTCCGGGAGGTCCCAGGCGGCAAGGAAAGTATCAAGGAGCGCCTCCACGAAGAGGGTAAGCTGCTGACTGGCATCGACGGCCGTTTCTGGCCTGCCGGCGGCCCAGAGCCTCACGGCATGGTCCCAGAGAGGGATGAGGTCCCGTTTCAAAAAGAAGCGGATAAGGGCCCCCCTGTCCGGAGGGTTTGATCCGAAAGTCCCTTCTTTCGGGTGCTCTCCCGAGAAGATCGAGAGAATCCCGGGGAGATCGGGGTGCTCACCGCCCCCGGTGACCTGCCAGACTGTGACTTCACCTGAAAAGTGTCCCCCCACCTCGTGTGGTCGAGTAGGCGCCGGCCTCGCGGCCGGCGCCCCTCACAGAACCGTA is a window encoding:
- a CDS encoding HNH endonuclease — its product is MGGHFSGEVTVWQVTGGGEHPDLPGILSIFSGEHPKEGTFGSNPPDRGALIRFFLKRDLIPLWDHAVRLWAAGRPETAVDASQQLTLFVEALLDTFLAAWDLPEKRDIHHRTLARDNYQCQAPGCRSRRNLHAHHIKYRSQGGPTTEGNLTTLCRAHHLRCLHEGYLIIRALRPTASLSSSFAAERHYGKEIIALSAGLKAIA